Proteins from a genomic interval of Phaseolus vulgaris chloroplast, complete genome:
- the rps14 gene encoding ribosomal protein S14, translating into MARKSVIQREKKRQKLEQKYHLIRRSSKKEISKVPSLSDKWEIHGKLESLPRNSAPIRLHRRCFSTGRPRANYRDFGLSGHILREMVHACFLPGATRSSW; encoded by the coding sequence ATGGCAAGGAAAAGTGTGATTCAGAGGGAGAAGAAGAGACAAAAATTGGAACAGAAATATCATTTGATTCGCCGATCCTCAAAAAAAGAAATAAGCAAAGTTCCGTCGTTAAGTGATAAATGGGAAATTCATGGAAAATTAGAATCACTACCGCGTAATAGTGCACCTATACGTCTTCATCGACGTTGTTTTTCAACCGGAAGACCGAGAGCTAATTATCGAGACTTTGGATTATCTGGACACATACTTCGGGAAATGGTTCATGCATGTTTCTTGCCGGGTGCAACAAGATCCAGTTGGTAA
- the psaA gene encoding photosystem I P700 chlorophyll a apoprotein A1 (PsaA): MIIRSPEPEVKILVDRDPIKTSFEEWAKPGHFSRTIAKGPDTTTWIWNLHADAHDFDSHTNDLEEISRKVFSAHFGQLSIIFLWLSGMYFHGARFSNYEAWLSDPTHIRPSAQVVWPIVGQEILNGDVGGGFRGIQITSGFFQIWRASGITNELQLYCTAIGALVFAALMLFAGWFHYHKAAPKLAWFQDVESMLNHHLTGLLGLGSLSWAGHQIHVSLPINQFLNAAVDPKEIPLPHEFILNRDLLAQLYPSFAEGATPFFTLNWSKYGEFLTFRGGLDPVTGGLWLTDIIHHHLAIAILFLIAGHMYRTNWGIGHSIKDILEAHKGPFTGQGHKGLYEILTTSWHAQLSINLAMLGSLTIVVAHHMYSMPPYPYLATDYGTQLSLFTHHMWIGGFLIVGAAAHAAIFMVRDYDPTIRYNDLLDRVLRHRDAIISHLNWVCIFLGFHSFGLYIHNDTMSALGRPQDMFSDTAIQLQPIFAQWIQNTHALAPGTTAPGAATSTSLTWGGENLVAVGGKVALLPIPLGTADFLVHHIHAFTIHVTVLILLKGVLFARSSRLIPDKANLGFRFPCDGPGRGGTCQVSAWDHVFLGLFWMYNSISVVIFHFSWKMQSDVWGSISDQGIVTHITGGNFAQSSITINGWLRDFLWAQASQVIQSYGSSLSAYGLFFLGAHFVWAFSLMFLFSGRGYWQELIESIVWAHNKLKVAPATQPRALSIVQGRAVGVTHYLLGGIATTWAFFLARIIAVG, encoded by the coding sequence ATGATTATTCGTTCACCGGAACCAGAAGTTAAAATTTTGGTAGATAGGGATCCTATAAAAACTTCTTTTGAGGAATGGGCAAAACCTGGTCATTTCTCAAGAACAATAGCTAAGGGACCAGATACTACTACTTGGATCTGGAACCTACATGCTGACGCTCATGATTTTGATAGCCATACTAATGATTTAGAGGAGATTTCCCGAAAAGTGTTTAGTGCTCATTTCGGCCAACTCTCTATCATCTTTCTTTGGCTGAGTGGCATGTATTTTCATGGTGCTCGTTTTTCCAATTATGAGGCATGGTTAAGTGATCCTACTCACATTAGGCCTAGTGCTCAGGTGGTTTGGCCAATAGTGGGTCAAGAAATATTGAATGGTGATGTAGGGGGAGGGTTCCGAGGAATACAAATAACCTCTGGTTTTTTTCAGATTTGGAGAGCATCTGGAATAACTAATGAATTACAACTCTATTGTACTGCAATTGGTGCATTGGTCTTTGCAGCCTTAATGCTTTTTGCTGGTTGGTTTCATTATCACAAAGCTGCTCCAAAATTGGCTTGGTTCCAAGATGTAGAATCTATGTTGAATCACCATTTGACAGGGCTCCTAGGGTTGGGATCTCTTTCTTGGGCAGGACATCAAATACATGTATCTTTACCTATTAACCAATTTCTAAATGCTGCAGTAGATCCCAAAGAGATACCACTTCCTCATGAATTTATCCTAAATCGGGATCTTTTGGCTCAACTTTATCCGAGTTTTGCCGAGGGAGCAACTCCATTTTTCACCTTGAATTGGTCAAAATATGGAGAATTTCTTACTTTTCGTGGAGGATTAGATCCAGTAACTGGAGGTCTATGGCTGACCGATATTATACACCATCATTTAGCTATTGCAATTCTTTTCTTGATAGCGGGTCACATGTATAGGACCAACTGGGGTATTGGTCACAGTATAAAAGACATTTTAGAGGCACATAAAGGTCCATTTACAGGCCAGGGTCATAAAGGTCTATATGAGATCCTAACAACGTCATGGCATGCTCAATTATCTATTAATCTAGCTATGTTAGGCTCTTTGACCATTGTTGTAGCTCACCATATGTATTCTATGCCTCCTTATCCATACCTAGCTACTGACTATGGGACACAACTGTCATTGTTTACACATCACATGTGGATTGGTGGATTTCTCATAGTCGGTGCTGCTGCGCATGCAGCTATTTTTATGGTAAGAGATTATGATCCGACTATTCGATACAACGATCTATTAGATCGTGTCCTTAGACATCGTGATGCAATCATATCACATCTTAACTGGGTATGTATCTTTTTAGGTTTTCACAGTTTTGGTTTGTATATTCATAATGATACCATGAGCGCTTTAGGGCGCCCTCAAGATATGTTTTCAGATACCGCTATACAATTACAGCCGATCTTTGCTCAATGGATCCAAAATACCCACGCTTTAGCACCTGGTACAACAGCCCCAGGTGCAGCAACAAGTACCAGTTTGACTTGGGGAGGTGAAAATTTAGTAGCAGTAGGCGGTAAAGTTGCTTTGTTACCTATTCCATTAGGAACTGCGGATTTTTTGGTCCATCATATTCATGCATTTACAATTCATGTAACAGTATTGATACTCTTAAAGGGTGTTCTATTTGCTCGTAGTTCACGATTGATACCGGATAAAGCAAATCTAGGTTTTCGTTTCCCTTGTGATGGACCTGGAAGAGGGGGTACATGCCAAGTATCCGCTTGGGATCATGTCTTCTTAGGACTATTTTGGATGTACAATTCAATTTCGGTAGTCATTTTCCATTTCAGTTGGAAAATGCAGTCAGATGTTTGGGGTAGTATAAGTGATCAAGGGATAGTAACTCATATCACAGGAGGAAATTTTGCGCAGAGTTCCATTACCATTAATGGGTGGCTCCGTGATTTCTTATGGGCGCAGGCATCCCAGGTAATTCAGTCTTACGGTTCTTCATTATCTGCATATGGTCTTTTTTTCTTGGGTGCACATTTTGTATGGGCTTTTAGTTTAATGTTTCTATTCAGCGGGCGTGGTTATTGGCAAGAACTTATTGAATCCATTGTTTGGGCTCATAATAAATTAAAAGTTGCTCCTGCTACTCAGCCCAGAGCCTTGAGCATTGTACAAGGACGTGCTGTAGGAGTAACACATTACCTTCTAGGTGGAATTGCCACAACATGGGCATTCTTCTTAGCAAGAATTATTGCAGTAGGATAA
- the psbZ gene encoding photosystem II protein Z (YCF9) has product MTIAFQLAVFALIAISFLLLISVPVLFASPEGWSNNKNVLFSGTSLWIGLVFLVGILNSLIS; this is encoded by the coding sequence ATGACTATTGCTTTCCAATTAGCTGTTTTTGCATTAATTGCTATTTCATTTCTTTTATTGATTAGTGTACCTGTTTTATTTGCTTCTCCTGAAGGTTGGTCAAATAACAAAAATGTTCTATTTTCTGGTACATCATTATGGATTGGATTAGTGTTTCTAGTGGGTATTCTTAATTCTCTCATTTCTTGA
- the psaB gene encoding photosystem I P700 chlorophyll a apoprotein A2 (PsaB), protein MALRFPSFSQGLAQDPTTRRIWFGIATAHDFESHDDITEERLYQNIFASHFGQLAIIFLWTSGNLFHVAWQGNFETWVQDPLHVRPIAHAIWDPHFGQPAVEAFTRGGALGPVNIAYSGVYQWWYTIGLRTNGDLYTGAIFLLILSTISLIAGWLHLQPKWKPSVSWFKNAESRLNHHLSGLFGVSSLAWTGHLVHVAIPGSRGEYVRWNNLLGILPHPEGLGPFFTGQWNLYAQNPDSNNHIFGTPQGAGTAILTLLGGFHPQTQSLWLTDIAHHHLAIAFIFLVAGHMYRTNFGIGHSIKDLLEVHTPPGGRLGRGHKGLYDTINNSIHFQLGLALASLGVITSLVAQHMYSLPAYAFIAQDFTTQAALYTHHQYIAGFIMTGAFAHGAIFFIRDYNPEQNKDNVLARMLDHKEAIISHLSWASLFLGFHTLGLYVHNDVMLAFGTPEKQILIEPIFAQWIQSAHGKTSYGFDILLSSTNSPAFNAGRSIWLPGWLNAVNENSNSLFLTIGPGDFLVHHAIALGLHTTTLILVKGALDARGSKLMPDKKDFGYSFPCDGPGRGGTCDISAWDAFYLAVFWMLNTIGWVTFYWHWKHITLWQGNISQFNESSTYLMGWLRDYLWLNSSQLINGYNPFGMNSLSVWAWMFLFGHLVWATGFMFLISWRGYWQELIETLAWAHERTPLANLIRWRDKPVALSIVQARLVGLAHFSVGYIFTYAAFLIASTSGKFG, encoded by the coding sequence ATGGCATTAAGATTTCCAAGCTTTAGTCAAGGCTTAGCTCAAGACCCCACTACTCGTCGTATTTGGTTTGGTATTGCTACCGCACATGACTTCGAAAGTCATGATGATATTACTGAGGAACGTCTTTATCAGAATATTTTTGCTTCTCATTTCGGGCAATTAGCAATCATTTTTCTGTGGACTTCCGGGAATCTCTTTCATGTAGCTTGGCAAGGGAATTTTGAGACATGGGTACAGGATCCTTTACATGTAAGACCTATTGCTCATGCAATTTGGGATCCTCATTTTGGTCAACCAGCTGTAGAAGCTTTTACCCGAGGAGGTGCTCTAGGCCCTGTTAATATAGCCTATTCTGGTGTTTATCAATGGTGGTATACAATCGGTTTACGTACTAATGGGGATCTTTATACTGGAGCTATTTTTCTATTAATTCTATCTACTATATCTTTAATAGCGGGTTGGTTACACCTGCAACCAAAATGGAAACCAAGTGTTTCGTGGTTTAAAAATGCTGAATCCCGCCTCAATCATCATTTGTCAGGACTATTCGGAGTAAGTTCCTTGGCTTGGACAGGACATTTAGTCCATGTCGCTATTCCGGGGTCCAGGGGGGAATACGTTCGATGGAATAATTTATTAGGTATATTGCCGCATCCCGAAGGATTAGGTCCATTTTTTACAGGTCAGTGGAATCTTTATGCTCAAAACCCCGATTCCAATAATCATATATTTGGTACCCCTCAAGGAGCAGGAACTGCTATTCTAACACTTCTCGGGGGATTTCATCCGCAAACTCAAAGTTTATGGTTGACCGATATTGCACACCATCATTTGGCTATTGCATTTATTTTTCTAGTTGCTGGCCATATGTATAGAACTAACTTCGGGATTGGTCACAGTATTAAAGATCTTTTAGAAGTACATACTCCTCCGGGAGGTAGATTGGGGCGTGGACATAAGGGTCTTTATGACACAATCAATAATTCAATTCATTTTCAATTAGGTCTTGCTCTAGCCTCTTTAGGGGTTATTACTTCCTTGGTAGCACAACACATGTACTCTTTACCTGCTTATGCGTTTATAGCGCAAGACTTTACTACTCAAGCTGCCTTATATACTCATCATCAATATATAGCAGGCTTCATTATGACAGGGGCTTTTGCTCATGGAGCTATCTTTTTTATTAGAGATTATAATCCAGAGCAGAATAAAGATAATGTCTTGGCAAGAATGTTAGACCATAAAGAAGCTATCATATCCCACTTAAGTTGGGCTAGCCTCTTTCTGGGGTTCCATACTCTTGGACTTTATGTCCATAACGATGTCATGCTTGCTTTTGGTACTCCGGAGAAACAAATTTTGATTGAACCTATATTTGCTCAATGGATACAATCTGCTCATGGGAAAACTTCCTATGGGTTTGATATACTTTTATCTTCAACGAACAGTCCGGCGTTCAATGCGGGACGAAGCATATGGTTGCCTGGTTGGTTAAACGCTGTAAATGAGAATAGTAATTCTCTATTCTTAACAATAGGGCCTGGAGACTTCTTGGTTCATCATGCTATTGCTCTTGGTTTACATACAACTACATTGATCTTAGTAAAAGGTGCTTTGGATGCGCGTGGTTCTAAGTTAATGCCTGATAAAAAAGATTTTGGTTATAGTTTTCCTTGTGATGGCCCGGGACGAGGCGGAACTTGTGATATTTCCGCTTGGGACGCATTTTATTTGGCAGTTTTCTGGATGTTAAATACCATTGGATGGGTTACTTTTTATTGGCATTGGAAACACATTACACTATGGCAGGGTAATATTTCACAGTTTAATGAATCTTCTACCTATTTGATGGGATGGTTAAGAGATTATCTATGGTTGAACTCTTCACAACTTATCAATGGATATAACCCCTTTGGTATGAATAGTTTATCAGTCTGGGCATGGATGTTCTTGTTTGGACATCTTGTTTGGGCTACTGGATTTATGTTCTTAATTTCCTGGCGCGGATATTGGCAGGAATTGATTGAAACTTTGGCATGGGCTCATGAACGTACACCTTTGGCTAATTTGATTCGATGGAGAGATAAACCAGTGGCTCTTTCCATTGTGCAAGCAAGATTGGTTGGACTAGCCCACTTTTCCGTAGGTTATATATTTACTTATGCAGCCTTCTTAATTGCCTCTACATCGGGCAAATTCGGTTAA